The sequence TAGTGAACACGATATTGGTTCTGAAATGCCTGTAATATCTTCAAGACAAATTGCTACTACAAACATCTTACGGCATCTTAATTGTGCGGAAGCTTCATTTCCATATCCTTCCTTTGCTACTGTTAGTAATTCTGGGATTAAAAACAACATACGAACTGCTGTCCTGTTATCAGACGAAGCTTCGTGCAACGTTTCTACTTCATCTGTTACACGTTACACCTGGTACTGCCTTTTTTTCTTTTGTTTGTGTTTGATAGCATTATTTTTCACTTTTGCTGCATTGTTAATTGCATGATATACCTTATCTATTTTCTGGCGCGGTTATGGAAGCTTAATCTGTCATTTGACTAGCAACGTCTGTTGTACATGCTTTTCCAGTTGTTGATCGTCATGGCGGTGTAGCCTCGAATGATGAAGGTGTGGCTAATTTGTATCTTTGGAAATAGTCGTTCTTTTTCAGTTTACATCGTACTGATGTATGTATTGTCGTATAAACATCAGGTGTCTCTTCGTTTTACCAATATTTAGGAGCTTGCTATAACGTTTGTAGCCATTCTGATGCGAATTTTCTGTATGAAGAACGCCTGAAAGCATCTACTTGCGAACATGTTTGTGATCATGGGTGTTGCGAACGAGGCCGTGTTTGGTTAACTAGAGAAAAGGAACCTCCTGATGTCATGAGATTACGTGAATATGTAGAAGTAGAAAATGCAAAAGGCTTACGATGAATATGTATTATTGTTGTGAGTTACGCGAGCGGCACATTATGCACAGCCTTCTTCTTAGAACGAGCCGTATACCTAAGTGGGTTGTACGGCGCTGTTGATAGGGGTGGTTACGCTAGATCAGAAGTTGGTTCCCGTGTTACATTGCCTTCTTTTTTTACAGCATTTCTTAAGGAACAAAACCGGTTTGGACAGTTTAAAGATATTAGTATATTACTGTCAATCTCTATTGTTTTTTGTGTTTTCTCATTCTTATTTGCATTACTTAACTATACAAATCTATTTTTGTCACAAACTTGAATTATTTGCAGTTGTAGATTCTTCTATATGATCCCATAACTGTTGACATTATTTGAAGGCCATTAAAAATATGTATGTTGCATACATACTATCCCTTAACTGTTGACATTAAATTCTTGAATGTTATATGTTATGCTAATGACCTTCAGCTATAGATATAACTATGCTTCATTGTGTGCTGATTATTGTATGCATTGAAAAAACAACCCAGGTCCGACGCAGCATCGCCCGGCTGACCTCAACCTTGTTTGTAGACATTTATGCAGGGTAAAAGCCTAAGAGTGTTTCTGGATTATCTAATAGAACTATTATTCTTATGGTCATGGGATTGATAGCaggattaaattattattattattttttaaaaaaatacacaAACCAAACATACCTTACATACAAAAATAGATAATACTTTTTGCATAGGAAAGACTTACAATTTGTTTATCtacgacatagatttttattttctttaaaaatataaTGAATAAAAGTCTAACTCATGTCAGGCTTAACAGTATTGAAGACCCCTCTAAATAAGTTGTTCTGTGTTTAAGCTTAGGGAAATAATTTCTTTATCCGGAAGGACCGTGAAATCACGAGTTAGTAAAGGATTCACCTTTAACTCACCTTTGATTCACCTACGATCTTTCTGGATCATGCAGCTATATAACAGTTTTAAGGGATTCACATTTAATTCACCTAATAATCGAAGAAAGCAAAAGATTATCACCTTTGATTCACCTAATAACCAAAGAAAGCAAAAAATTATTTAAAACTGGAAAAAATATTAATGACGATGAAAATCAAATGCGATAGAGCAAAACGAAAACTATAAGTCAAACAAATCAAACACTAATTCAGAGGATTAACAAAAAAACTTAAAAACTAATATAGTGAGTGTGAAGTAACTGAAAGGTATATCAAGATCATTGTCTTGTATCTATAACTTGTAGTTATAGACCTGTAAGTTCCTTGTTTGATGATCATCAATCACAACTCATGAATCCTAAATAACAAAGGCTGCAAATTCAAGAGGAAATGTAAACATCACTAATGCCTTCTAAACAAAACCAATAAAGACTCTTAGAGTGCTCCCAATCAAGACAAGACTTCTTCCAGGACTAGCCAACCATTCAGCGCCACATCATCACTTTCATCCCACTTCCTtctcaggactaaacactcccaacaatgacactcctctttccatatttttattttcttttttaatttttttatattatcaaataattaaaattatttaaataaaactaaacttttatttactaataatattaaaagaattattaatattaaattattaattattaaattacatTTAATTAACACTTGAAAATTAATCAAATAGCAaaagataaaataaataaaaatgtaaaaaagTACTTCATAAATAATATTGACccacaataataatatttaattaaaaatatatcTATTTAATTATCATCTTCATTATCTACCTTCACCCTCTCAAACTTCATCCTTCCATTTTTTCATCAGAATCACCTCACCATGAAAATGGGTccattatgggtccattttcatctCCAAccaaaattaataaataataaaattaatcaacAAATACACCAAAAGCTCGTCCACAAGCTCAATATGGATGAAACGGGAGACGGAGCACCTGGGCGACATCGTGGGCGGGAGCTGGGCGGCCTCCGTGCCAACGGCGCCCAGCCTGGACGGCTGTGGGCGGAGCTCCTGGGCGGACCGTTGGGACCTCCCTTACGGTCCTTGGTCCTTATCCATGATCTGTAGAAAAGTAAACTCAATATAAAAATTATGAAAGCATTCTACTAACATTTATACTCTCAAACAAATGAATGTTTACTGGGTCAAGATTACCACATGTTATTTATTGATTTAACAAATGATGCCATAA comes from Rutidosis leptorrhynchoides isolate AG116_Rl617_1_P2 chromosome 4, CSIRO_AGI_Rlap_v1, whole genome shotgun sequence and encodes:
- the LOC139845119 gene encoding uncharacterized protein → MFGVFFHLGGSVTDYSFNFTRIRKLHFHILPLLLLVILGLKTTYELLSCYQTKLRATFLLHLLHVTPVVDRHGGVASNDEGVSSFYQYLGACYNVCSHSDANFLYEERLKASTCEHVCDHGCCERGRVWLTREKEPPDVMRLREYVEVENAKGLR